The Harmonia axyridis chromosome 3, icHarAxyr1.1, whole genome shotgun sequence nucleotide sequence TATCCTCCATTAACTCTGCAATGCTTCTCCAGAgcctgaaaaaatatttattcatttccaGTTCGTTCTCCAGAAAATGGGAATAGTTACCTGTGCTGCCTCCCATGCCCAATCTCTATATTTAGAGTCTTTAGTTAatctatataaataaaaatatgattcaaTAACTTCTGGTCTGAGTATATAGTATTTTTCTGTACTTTTGAGCGCTCTAGCTTCAGCGCCCTCCGTAAATCTGAACGCTTCAGGTCCCAATTTCGTATATGAACGATCATAAGATTCATGACAAGTCTTTGTTATACCTTTACCAACGTCCATATATTTATCTGACATATGATTTTTAAGAGTATTGGATCCTAAGGCTAGTAGACCACCTGGAAATTATtgttatgaattaataaaatgtTCTGgccaaaatataaattaaaaattaccaGAAAAACATGCCAAGTGATCCATTTTGTGTTCTGGACGGTCAAATTTGAGATCAGAAAAATACATCAATCCGCTTGGAGATGTTTGGAGCATATGCTTGAAAACACCTTCCATAGCATCGTCAAACATCTGACGAACTTCGTTATCTTCCTTGTTGGATTGTATCCATGCTTTCAATAAGTATTCGTAAAAACTGTCACCAAGAGCTCCCATCGACATGTGATCTGGAACGATAACATGGTAATAATTGACCTACGTCtggaatttttcattatgataCCATTTTGGTAGCTACAGCTTAATGGTATATCAAAGGAATATCAAATCTTTTGTCAACTAGTCAATTAACTTGAATCCAATTTATTAGGTGTTAAGAGGAAAATAGAGATCCCAATATATCATTACAAACGATTATATGATGATTCTTTACTATTTTGGTGTTTCTTTTCATATGAAAATGCGGTGTTTCGTGGATTCATATAACATTTTCTTCAAACGAAATTTAGTTGTTAGTTCATTACACTTCAATAGAATGTGATACTTACGCTGTCCCCATTTTCCAGTTTTTGGATTGAAGTAATTTGGATACAATCCATTAGGTTTATCTGTTTTCTGAATAACTTGTCTTATTTTCTCCACTTTGTTACGATAAATTGGGTTACCAGTGACGTCGCTCAGATAAGCAAATTCTAGGTGCAGGGTACCAAACTCTGACAGTATACTTGATCCACCACTAGCCCATCCATAGTTTTTGCtagtctgaaaaaaaaaataataatgggcAAAACGTCAAATGTCTAGGACCTCGATATACCGTGAATTACTacttcaatttttatgaaattttatatgaatattcAGGTTGGAAAGCTATTGTATCTATTTCGCCTCTTTCGAATATATGTTGGGAATTACTGTGATACAAAAAAGGTTTGAGTAGTATGTATTTGATTTAATTACATATGTACTTGACTTTTGAATACGTACcccagttttgaaattaacaatagCATATGGAATGCCTGTGGGAGTTTGGAAGGCTGGTAAGAGCTTATCTGCAATTTGTTGAGCCTTGTCCCTAAACATAACATCACCAGTTAACGCATAGCAAGAAAGCAAACCACCAACAAATCTAATATTCGTTTCGAACACGGAAACATCATTTGTCTGAAAAAGAACAATACATTTATTAATCATactagtacgcccatagatctaccttgtaggtagatcaatatatcctgtagatctacctaataggtagatcaatgttgtccatagatctaccttgtaggtagatcatcatagcccatagatctaccttttaggttgatcaatatagcccatagatccatattttaattcattcataaatacttccatatctcctgtaaaatcgatatcgcactgtataaaaaatattcattgcacgtatatcttcgcaaattatgcaagagaaaacaaatctaaagctcttattccaatttccagatttcataaggtctcgatgttccagaaatgtataattggcgcttgaaaattgtacaccctgtatataatcgt carries:
- the LOC123676884 gene encoding mannosyl-oligosaccharide alpha-1,2-mannosidase IA-like isoform X2 — encoded protein: MQLVAPSVGSAIFVMTWTGIYLSTKRQGGHSSPGFEPLPNVSATAVDDFDYDYQGDDASVRTNDTVTQRRDKIKEMAQHAWDNYVKYAWGKNELRPISKHGHSASIFGTMPLGATILDGLDTLYIMGMEKEFKQARDWVANTLDLSQMTNDVSVFETNIRFVGGLLSCYALTGDVMFRDKAQQIADKLLPAFQTPTGIPYAIVNFKTGTSKNYGWASGGSSILSEFGTLHLEFAYLSDVTGNPIYRNKVEKIRQVIQKTDKPNGLYPNYFNPKTGKWGQHHMSMGALGDSFYEYLLKAWIQSNKEDNEVRQMFDDAMEGVFKHMLQTSPSGLMYFSDLKFDRPEHKMDHLACFSGGLLALGSNTLKNHMSDKYMDVGKGITKTCHESYDRSYTKLGPEAFRFTEGAEARALKSTEKYYILRPEVIESYFYLYRLTKDSKYRDWAWEAAQALEKHCRVNGGYTGLKNVYTEEPQQDDVQQSFFLAETLKYLYLIFSDDNLISLDEWVFNTEAHPLPIKGVNPYYREAIV